A DNA window from Ancylothrix sp. D3o contains the following coding sequences:
- the pgeF gene encoding peptidoglycan editing factor PgeF, whose translation MYTWHWQTWNELPYLTCSLLEKWPHGFFTHHCWPRSPAELVASLQPQAEVYRVKQVHGNTVLTTNQIGDISDFPVSEPESVAYPEADGLVTEQSQQAVWVASADCTPVLIADRQTGLVGAVHSGWRGTAAKIVPQAIGRMLEQGCRLENLLLAMGPAIAGEVYQVSEDVAEAVCASVVAGSNSDKLGSLLDQFSDVGVLDDPEPGKVRLDVRRVIGLQLEQLGVAPEQVAIAPYCTYQTPEHFFSYRRDNLRKVQWSGIVSRELA comes from the coding sequence ATGTACACTTGGCACTGGCAAACTTGGAACGAACTGCCCTATTTAACTTGCAGTCTTTTGGAAAAATGGCCACATGGCTTTTTCACCCACCACTGCTGGCCTCGCTCACCGGCAGAATTGGTGGCTTCGCTACAACCCCAAGCTGAGGTTTACCGAGTGAAGCAAGTACACGGAAATACGGTATTGACAACTAATCAAATAGGTGATATATCGGATTTTCCCGTCTCTGAGCCAGAAAGTGTTGCTTACCCCGAAGCAGATGGACTTGTGACGGAACAATCTCAGCAAGCGGTATGGGTGGCGAGTGCGGATTGTACGCCGGTGTTGATTGCGGATAGGCAAACCGGTTTGGTGGGGGCGGTTCATTCTGGCTGGCGGGGAACTGCTGCCAAAATTGTGCCGCAGGCAATTGGGCGAATGCTGGAACAAGGCTGCCGGTTAGAGAATTTGCTCCTAGCGATGGGGCCGGCGATAGCTGGTGAAGTTTATCAGGTGTCGGAAGATGTGGCGGAGGCTGTTTGTGCTTCGGTTGTGGCCGGTTCAAATTCAGACAAGCTAGGGTCATTGTTAGACCAGTTTTCTGATGTAGGGGTTTTGGATGATCCAGAACCAGGAAAGGTGCGTTTAGATGTGCGGCGAGTGATTGGTTTACAGTTGGAGCAGTTGGGGGTTGCACCTGAACAAGTGGCGATTGCGCCTTATTGTACTTATCAAACTCCAGAGCATTTTTTTTCCTATCGGCGCGATAATCTCAGAAAGGTGCAGTGGTCAGGAATTGTCAGCAGGGAACTTGCTTGA
- a CDS encoding CPP1-like family protein — MSENYYEKLGVKETASFDEIQDARNRLLQQYSGDRKRLESIEAAYDAILMDRLRMRQEGKIKVPEGIRFPEKLTPPPAAASAPASKSPVWLQKLIDRPAPSEILWPAGVFGTLAVLSAVSTIGASVLQLSLALGVGAALYFLNRKEGRFGRSLVLTLTGLVAGLVLGALLSQVALLGLSEEKFITLIAFFVLWLVSCFLR; from the coding sequence ATGAGCGAAAATTATTACGAAAAGCTTGGTGTCAAGGAAACGGCTTCTTTTGATGAAATCCAAGATGCTCGCAACCGGCTTTTACAGCAATACAGTGGGGATCGCAAGCGTCTGGAGAGCATCGAGGCTGCGTATGATGCGATTTTGATGGATCGCTTACGGATGCGCCAAGAGGGCAAAATTAAGGTGCCAGAAGGAATTCGTTTTCCCGAAAAGCTAACTCCGCCACCGGCTGCGGCGTCTGCACCGGCTTCTAAAAGTCCTGTTTGGTTACAAAAACTTATCGACCGGCCTGCTCCTTCGGAGATTTTGTGGCCGGCGGGGGTGTTTGGCACTTTGGCTGTTTTAAGTGCGGTTTCTACGATTGGGGCTTCGGTGTTGCAGTTATCCTTGGCTTTGGGGGTGGGTGCGGCGCTTTATTTCCTCAATCGCAAGGAAGGCAGGTTTGGCCGGTCTTTGGTGCTAACTCTGACTGGTTTGGTTGCTGGTTTGGTTTTGGGTGCGCTGCTTTCACAGGTGGCGTTGCTTGGTTTATCTGAGGAAAAATTTATTACGTTAATTGCGTTTTTTGTCCTCTGGTTGGTAAGTTGCTTTTTGCGTTAA
- the hppD gene encoding 4-hydroxyphenylpyruvate dioxygenase: MQIDHIHFYLENAKEWRNWLQNRLEFQPIATAINTHTHSEILKTGQSYFILSSPLTSASPVAHYLSLHPAGVADISFFLPKIEEIVSQLAPEKIIEPVRQTQTNTGILKWAKIRGWGDLTHTLIETTAPINSSQKWSIILDSNLTFVPTPHKQNIPILGIDHIVINVGAGELEPAITWYENTLKLTRQQSFNIQTQNSGLRSQVLRAKEGNVQLPFNEPTTKNSQIQEFLDINRGAGVQHIALATHNIITTVNQIRKKGLAFIEVPDTYYSELQNKQEINLSKSDWQQIQLSQILLDWQPQTLDADGQSQSVCPLLLQTFTQPIFKQPTFFFELIERRLEAKGFGEGNFRALFEAIERQQIKRSQ; this comes from the coding sequence ATGCAAATAGATCACATCCACTTCTACCTAGAAAACGCCAAAGAATGGCGAAACTGGCTGCAAAATCGCCTAGAATTTCAACCCATAGCCACCGCTATCAACACCCACACCCACAGCGAAATCCTCAAAACCGGCCAATCCTACTTTATACTATCTTCCCCCCTTACTTCTGCTAGTCCCGTAGCACACTATCTCTCACTTCACCCAGCCGGTGTAGCAGACATATCATTTTTTTTGCCCAAAATAGAAGAAATTGTCAGCCAGTTAGCCCCAGAGAAAATTATCGAGCCGGTGCGCCAAACACAAACAAACACCGGCATCCTAAAATGGGCAAAAATCAGAGGATGGGGAGACTTAACCCACACCTTAATTGAAACCACCGCACCGATCAATTCTTCTCAAAAATGGTCAATTATCCTCGATAGTAATTTAACTTTTGTACCCACTCCTCACAAACAAAACATACCCATTTTAGGTATCGATCATATAGTTATCAATGTCGGCGCAGGAGAACTAGAACCCGCAATTACTTGGTACGAAAACACATTAAAATTAACCCGCCAACAAAGCTTTAATATCCAAACTCAAAACTCAGGATTACGTTCGCAAGTTTTAAGAGCAAAAGAAGGAAACGTACAACTACCATTCAACGAACCCACGACAAAAAACTCGCAAATCCAAGAATTTTTAGACATCAATCGCGGTGCCGGTGTCCAACATATCGCCCTTGCCACACACAACATCATCACCACCGTTAACCAAATAAGAAAAAAAGGCTTAGCCTTTATAGAAGTTCCCGATACTTACTACAGCGAACTGCAAAACAAACAAGAAATTAACCTTTCTAAAAGCGACTGGCAACAAATTCAACTTTCACAAATCCTCCTAGACTGGCAACCTCAAACCCTCGACGCTGACGGGCAAAGCCAGAGTGTTTGCCCTCTTCTTTTGCAAACCTTCACCCAGCCAATCTTCAAACAACCCACGTTTTTTTTCGAGTTAATAGAACGCCGGTTAGAAGCAAAAGGATTTGGAGAAGGAAACTTTAGGGCTTTGTTTGAAGCCATCGAACGTCAACAAATAAAACGTAGTCAATAG
- a CDS encoding SDR family oxidoreductase: protein MKDKVAVIVGATGGIGSAVTRKLAAQGVHLVLAARDVNKLDNLAAEFLTPSHLLPVQTDITDPQQVEMLMNKAVGQFGQIDILINAAGAGILKQWNKLEPADLDKMLDLNLKGCFYTTTAAANIMKERQTGHICNIIGILGKHTMPMAAAYCASKFGAVGFSKCIAEELKRYGIKTTLFYFGGIDTPFWDTVNLKVDRKKMLSAETAAEAIMFALTAQPQAVPMEINIQPESHLFF, encoded by the coding sequence ATGAAAGATAAAGTAGCCGTTATTGTAGGAGCCACCGGCGGGATAGGCTCTGCCGTCACCCGAAAACTGGCCGCACAGGGAGTACATCTCGTCCTAGCCGCCAGAGACGTCAACAAACTAGACAACCTCGCAGCCGAATTTTTAACCCCCTCGCATCTGTTGCCGGTGCAAACAGACATCACCGACCCCCAGCAAGTCGAAATGCTGATGAATAAAGCCGTCGGACAATTTGGCCAAATCGACATTCTGATTAATGCTGCCGGTGCCGGCATCCTCAAACAGTGGAACAAACTAGAACCAGCCGACCTAGACAAAATGTTAGACCTAAACCTCAAAGGCTGCTTCTACACAACCACAGCAGCCGCCAACATAATGAAAGAAAGACAAACCGGCCATATATGTAACATTATCGGCATTTTAGGAAAACACACAATGCCAATGGCAGCCGCCTATTGCGCCTCAAAATTTGGTGCAGTTGGCTTCAGCAAATGTATCGCAGAAGAACTAAAACGCTACGGCATAAAAACCACCTTATTTTACTTTGGCGGCATTGATACCCCCTTTTGGGATACAGTCAACCTAAAAGTAGACCGTAAAAAAATGCTCAGTGCAGAAACCGCAGCCGAAGCCATAATGTTTGCCCTCACAGCCCAACCACAAGCCGTCCCAATGGAAATAAACATCCAACCAGAAAGCCACCTTTTTTTCTAA
- a CDS encoding PAS domain S-box protein, with amino-acid sequence MANLNSEKAQISSILAGEALALFNLSLDLLSVAGLDGYFKRVNPAFTHTLGFSVEELISRPFIEYVHPEDRASTLGELQKLNTGTPTLYFENRYLCQDGSYKWLSWTAVPIPETQLMYAVGRDISERKQLEAARETAKQELEQKVNERTAELQQAYARLAERETLYRTIVETANEGIWLLDTNACTTFTNPQMTEILGYSEDEMLGRSLYDFMDESLKAETEQKFARRLQGKRDSLSCQFRHKDGSTVWANVSANAVFDSQGKVIGALGMVTDITERREIEQALQESQTRTQIALNIARMFSFEWNPFTDVVRRTVDCAPLLGLPLSEAEQETGTTYIKRIHPSDQEQFLALLQSITPENDTYVTTYRLIRPDGSVVILEESARAFFEDRKLVRLIGITQDVTERENTAFALRQSERQLRVIPEAIPHQVWTTLPDGRIDYYNQRAYDYTGATPEQLQNYGWTEFIHPEDLPRLGAAWNQGLEIGKNYQIEARMRSRDGVYRWFLSQAVAVRDEQGQIIKWYGTNTDIHDRKQAEEALRESTAILNAINETTPTLIYVKDRQGRFLMANPTVLRLLGKTTEEVIGKTDLDVLINLKEAERITANDLLVMESDEVQVLEEVVQFLDRKGTYISIKSPYRDEQGNVIGLIGISTEITERKQAEESLRQSELNFRTLADCMPQIFWTARADGFLDYYNQRWYDYTGMTFEETQGWGWEAVLHPDDVEKCVHIWSEAVRTGTAYQIEYRFKRASDGQYRWHLGRAFPLRDENGKIIKWFGSGTDIHDQKQVIAERDQALEKERLAREQAEAANRSKDEFLAVLSHELRSPLNPILGWTKMLQSRSFNEAQAQKALATIERNAKLQVQLIDDLLDISRIISGKLILNQTPVFLVDIIKAALETVQLSAKDKSIEIELHLEAQSEPIFADANRVQQILCNLLSNAIKFTDKNGRIFVRLSKNNGYAQLEVSDTGKGISPDFVPHVFELFRQQDSSTTRQFGGLGLGLALTQQLVKAHGGHITAESLGEGKGATFTVWLPILAAAEPATPSAPDSQPSMTLQNVRILVVDDEPDSLDIMKTLLEMEGAVVTAVESAPAALEVITKSNFDLLISDIGMPGMDGYGLLAHIRQLPPEKRGLLVKADGMIKAISVSGYAGEWNQQKSLQAGFSEHISKPYNPADLVARIVSLLSEYSKSK; translated from the coding sequence ATGGCAAATCTAAACTCTGAAAAAGCTCAAATTAGCTCGATTTTAGCTGGTGAAGCACTCGCTTTATTTAACCTATCGCTAGATTTATTAAGCGTCGCTGGCTTGGATGGCTACTTCAAAAGAGTTAACCCAGCATTTACCCACACACTGGGATTTTCTGTAGAAGAACTAATCAGCCGCCCCTTCATTGAATATGTGCATCCCGAAGATCGCGCCTCCACCCTTGGGGAACTACAAAAACTCAACACCGGCACACCCACTCTCTACTTTGAAAATCGCTACCTTTGCCAAGATGGATCATACAAGTGGCTAAGTTGGACAGCAGTACCAATCCCCGAAACCCAACTAATGTATGCTGTCGGCAGAGACATTAGTGAGCGCAAGCAACTCGAAGCCGCCAGAGAAACTGCCAAGCAAGAATTAGAGCAAAAAGTCAACGAGCGAACCGCAGAGCTACAACAAGCCTATGCCAGATTAGCAGAAAGAGAAACCCTATATCGCACCATCGTCGAAACTGCCAATGAAGGAATCTGGCTACTCGATACCAACGCCTGTACCACCTTTACAAATCCCCAAATGACAGAGATTTTGGGCTATAGCGAAGACGAAATGCTCGGTCGCAGCCTCTATGATTTCATGGATGAGAGCCTCAAAGCCGAAACCGAACAAAAATTCGCTCGCCGGCTGCAAGGTAAAAGAGATAGCCTTAGTTGCCAATTTCGTCATAAAGATGGCTCAACTGTGTGGGCAAATGTCTCTGCTAATGCCGTCTTTGATAGCCAAGGCAAAGTAATAGGAGCCTTGGGAATGGTAACAGACATAACAGAACGCCGCGAGATCGAGCAAGCCTTGCAAGAAAGCCAAACCCGCACACAAATCGCCCTGAACATTGCGCGGATGTTTTCCTTTGAGTGGAACCCTTTTACCGACGTGGTGCGACGCACGGTAGACTGTGCGCCTCTGCTGGGATTGCCCTTATCAGAAGCAGAACAGGAGACGGGTACAACTTACATCAAACGCATCCATCCCAGCGATCAGGAACAATTCCTCGCCTTGCTGCAAAGTATAACTCCTGAGAACGATACCTATGTAACTACCTATCGTCTGATCAGACCCGATGGCAGTGTTGTGATTCTCGAAGAAAGCGCCCGTGCTTTCTTTGAAGACAGAAAGCTTGTGCGGCTGATTGGCATCACACAAGATGTAACCGAACGCGAAAACACCGCATTTGCCCTGCGCCAAAGCGAACGACAGTTAAGGGTAATTCCCGAAGCCATTCCTCACCAAGTTTGGACAACCCTACCGGACGGGCGAATAGACTATTACAACCAGCGTGCCTATGATTACACCGGCGCAACACCAGAACAATTACAAAATTATGGCTGGACAGAATTTATCCATCCAGAAGATTTACCTCGTCTGGGAGCCGCTTGGAATCAGGGACTAGAAATAGGAAAAAACTATCAAATCGAAGCACGGATGCGTTCTCGTGATGGCGTTTATCGCTGGTTTTTGTCGCAGGCGGTGGCGGTGCGAGATGAACAGGGACAAATTATTAAATGGTACGGCACCAATACAGATATTCACGACCGCAAACAAGCAGAAGAAGCTTTGCGAGAAAGTACAGCAATTTTAAATGCAATTAATGAGACAACACCCACATTGATTTATGTTAAAGATCGCCAGGGACGCTTTTTGATGGCTAATCCTACAGTTCTGCGTTTGCTGGGTAAAACAACAGAAGAAGTAATCGGTAAAACTGATTTAGATGTTCTGATCAATCTTAAAGAAGCAGAGAGAATTACTGCCAATGATCTCCTAGTCATGGAATCAGACGAAGTGCAGGTTTTGGAAGAAGTCGTTCAATTTTTAGATAGAAAAGGTACTTATATTTCCATCAAATCTCCTTACCGAGACGAACAAGGTAACGTTATCGGTTTAATTGGGATTTCTACAGAGATCACCGAGCGAAAACAAGCAGAAGAATCCCTGCGGCAAAGTGAGTTGAACTTCCGCACCTTAGCCGACTGTATGCCGCAAATTTTCTGGACGGCTAGAGCGGATGGTTTTTTGGATTACTACAACCAACGCTGGTATGATTACACCGGCATGACCTTTGAGGAAACTCAGGGTTGGGGTTGGGAAGCAGTGCTCCACCCAGATGATGTAGAGAAATGCGTTCATATTTGGAGCGAAGCGGTACGGACGGGTACAGCTTACCAAATTGAATATCGCTTTAAACGAGCTTCTGATGGTCAATATCGCTGGCATTTAGGAAGAGCATTTCCCTTACGGGATGAAAACGGCAAAATTATTAAATGGTTTGGTTCAGGCACCGATATCCACGACCAAAAACAAGTAATTGCCGAACGCGATCAAGCGCTTGAAAAAGAACGCCTAGCCCGTGAGCAAGCAGAAGCAGCTAACCGCAGCAAAGATGAATTTTTAGCTGTTCTTTCCCACGAATTGCGAAGTCCCCTCAACCCGATTCTCGGCTGGACAAAAATGCTGCAATCGCGTTCATTTAACGAAGCACAGGCTCAAAAAGCCCTAGCTACAATCGAGCGTAATGCCAAACTTCAGGTACAACTGATTGATGACCTGTTAGATATTTCTCGCATCATTTCGGGTAAGTTAATTCTTAATCAAACTCCCGTTTTCCTTGTTGACATAATTAAGGCGGCACTAGAAACTGTCCAATTGTCTGCTAAAGATAAATCTATTGAAATTGAACTTCACCTGGAAGCCCAGAGCGAACCAATCTTTGCTGATGCCAACAGGGTGCAACAAATTCTCTGTAATTTGCTGTCAAATGCTATCAAATTTACAGATAAAAATGGGCGGATATTTGTGCGTTTGTCAAAAAATAACGGCTATGCCCAACTTGAGGTTAGTGATACTGGAAAGGGTATTAGCCCAGATTTTGTCCCCCATGTTTTTGAGTTATTCCGTCAGCAAGATAGTTCGACAACTCGACAATTTGGAGGTTTAGGGCTGGGATTGGCGCTTACTCAGCAATTGGTTAAAGCACATGGGGGTCATATTACAGCCGAGAGTTTGGGTGAGGGTAAGGGTGCGACTTTTACGGTTTGGCTGCCAATACTGGCTGCTGCTGAACCAGCTACCCCCTCAGCGCCAGATTCGCAACCGAGTATGACTTTGCAAAACGTTCGGATCTTGGTGGTAGATGATGAACCAGACTCTCTGGATATTATGAAAACGCTTCTGGAGATGGAGGGGGCTGTTGTGACGGCTGTGGAAAGTGCGCCGGCTGCTTTGGAAGTGATAACTAAATCTAATTTTGATCTGCTCATTAGTGACATTGGAATGCCAGGAATGGATGGTTATGGTTTGTTGGCTCATATTCGCCAGTTGCCGCCAGAAAAAAGGGGTTTACTTGTGAAAGCCGATGGCATGATTAAGGCGATTTCTGTGAGTGGTTATGCTGGAGAATGGAATCAACAGAAATCTTTACAAGCGGGGTTTTCTGAGCATATTTCTAAACCTTATAATCCGGCAGATTTAGTTGCGAGGATTGTTTCTCTTTTGAGTGAGTATTCAAAGAGTAAATAA
- a CDS encoding aminotransferase class V-fold PLP-dependent enzyme, with protein sequence MALGTSGSFVNFWSLDPEIVFLNHGSFGACPLPVLAAQQQFREQLEREPVRFFGREYEPLLDAARAKLAEFVGTATDEIAFVPNATTGVNTVLRSLNFKSGDELLTTSHEYNACRNALEFVAQRAGAKIVIAEIPFPIASPAQIIEAILPKLSVKTRLVLVDHITSQTGLIFPIQELAKKLSSLGIDILVDGAHAPGMIPLKLNELGATYYTGNCHKWLCAPKGAAFLYVHKSRQELIRPLTISHGANSPRKERSKFQVEFDWMGTPDPSAYLSVPVAIDFMESLLPGGWEELRAKNHELTLTARKLLCEKLKVPVPCPKEMIGSMASLPIPDGNAMELHDILFDEFGIESQIIPWPQFPGRLLRISAQIYNNLGQYEYLAESLIKVLAG encoded by the coding sequence ATGGCTCTAGGTACTTCTGGAAGCTTCGTTAATTTCTGGTCACTTGACCCGGAAATTGTATTTTTGAATCATGGTTCGTTTGGTGCTTGTCCTTTGCCGGTGTTAGCCGCACAGCAACAGTTTAGAGAGCAACTCGAACGCGAACCAGTGCGGTTTTTTGGCCGGGAATATGAACCCCTGCTGGATGCAGCACGCGCTAAACTGGCTGAATTTGTAGGCACCGCCACTGATGAGATAGCTTTTGTCCCCAATGCAACAACAGGGGTAAATACTGTTTTACGTTCTTTGAATTTTAAGTCAGGCGATGAATTATTAACCACTTCCCACGAGTATAATGCCTGTCGCAATGCTTTGGAGTTTGTAGCTCAACGTGCCGGTGCAAAAATTGTCATTGCAGAAATACCCTTTCCTATTGCATCACCGGCCCAAATTATTGAAGCCATCTTGCCCAAACTTTCTGTCAAAACACGGCTAGTTTTAGTAGATCATATCACCAGTCAAACCGGCCTAATTTTTCCCATTCAAGAACTAGCAAAAAAACTCAGTTCCTTGGGGATAGATATTCTCGTAGATGGCGCTCATGCACCCGGTATGATTCCCTTAAAATTAAACGAATTGGGGGCAACGTATTACACCGGCAACTGTCATAAATGGCTCTGTGCGCCAAAAGGTGCGGCATTTTTATATGTGCATAAAAGCCGACAAGAATTGATTCGTCCTTTAACAATCAGTCACGGGGCAAACTCTCCCCGCAAAGAGCGTTCAAAGTTTCAAGTAGAGTTTGATTGGATGGGAACCCCTGACCCTTCAGCCTATTTATCAGTGCCGGTGGCGATTGATTTTATGGAGTCATTATTACCGGGTGGTTGGGAAGAATTAAGAGCAAAAAATCACGAGTTAACATTAACAGCAAGAAAGCTGCTTTGTGAGAAATTAAAAGTACCCGTGCCTTGCCCTAAAGAAATGATAGGCTCAATGGCATCTCTGCCTATTCCTGATGGAAATGCGATGGAATTACACGATATTTTGTTTGATGAATTTGGCATAGAATCGCAGATTATACCTTGGCCACAATTTCCAGGCCGGTTGTTAAGAATTTCTGCTCAAATTTATAATAACTTGGGCCAATATGAATATTTAGCAGAAAGTTTAATCAAAGTTTTGGCCGGTTGA
- a CDS encoding NYN domain-containing protein produces MSPHSSPAVLLVDGYNIIGIWPSLKKTRDCDGMEASRRDLIEAMVNYSAYRGYDTRIVFDAYYQDSPGNREEITRYVCVHYTEFGQTADTFIEKTCAGFRYEMARSKQRLIVATSDRAQQLTVVGYGAEWMSAQQLAFDVDFSATNRRKQQSNKKNSRRMLFSALDPAAQERLAQLRMGHRL; encoded by the coding sequence ATGTCACCTCACTCCTCGCCGGCTGTCCTCCTAGTGGACGGCTACAACATCATTGGAATATGGCCAAGCCTAAAAAAAACCCGTGACTGCGACGGTATGGAGGCTTCCAGGCGAGACTTAATTGAGGCAATGGTTAACTACAGCGCCTATCGCGGTTATGACACCCGCATCGTTTTTGACGCCTATTATCAAGACAGCCCAGGCAACCGCGAAGAAATCACCCGTTATGTGTGCGTCCACTATACCGAATTTGGCCAAACCGCCGATACCTTCATTGAAAAAACCTGTGCCGGGTTTCGCTACGAAATGGCCCGCAGCAAACAACGCCTGATCGTCGCCACCTCCGACCGCGCTCAACAGCTTACCGTCGTTGGCTATGGTGCCGAATGGATGTCTGCTCAACAATTAGCCTTTGATGTGGACTTCTCTGCCACCAACCGCCGCAAACAGCAATCAAACAAAAAAAACTCCCGCAGAATGCTTTTCAGCGCCCTTGACCCCGCCGCTCAAGAACGCTTGGCCCAATTGCGGATGGGCCACCGGCTTTAA
- a CDS encoding WD40 repeat domain-containing protein — translation MDWTTPLKSQQADFIKRLKSTPAHLLDSKTRGCHSETVTISGERLKQIRLDCKKLIFQAEQIGSVREILRTYLQQHICEEALAICLDNLITKRDTEERKETQENVHFTLTGSPEIGIHIATAQATPDTAEWNIQPAQLQNNKVIICLLLTETVNEKNSIFHPILAGFLPVDKIANPHISQTLKITDLLYAGGLASYLQTPTIQPEKNWLQILTGTSTYVYPLAISGDGKILASSNYDGSIKLWELNHPDLTKALAGQPRSFYPISGTSNGQPLASNSTDKKLNILHTATASLLRSLAGHTSGISSIALSADGQTLLSGGYDGTIKIWLLSTGQLQRRISAHSGMIKPLIISTDSQLIASGSIDKTVKVWYASTGELIQSLPPQADAIVSIAIANQLLVSGTQDGTLSIWHLETGKLLNTLNGHYGSVRSIAISPDGKTLATSSSEKTIKLWNLETGQLQTILTGHNDPIINLAPNANCQTLDLSLHRHPNPGW, via the coding sequence ATGGACTGGACAACCCCTTTAAAATCTCAACAAGCAGACTTTATCAAAAGGCTGAAATCAACACCGGCTCATCTGTTGGACAGCAAAACCAGAGGATGCCACAGCGAAACCGTCACCATATCAGGCGAAAGACTCAAACAAATTCGCCTTGATTGCAAAAAATTAATCTTCCAAGCCGAACAAATAGGCTCAGTTCGAGAAATATTGCGAACTTATTTACAACAGCATATTTGTGAAGAAGCCCTTGCCATTTGCTTAGATAATCTCATCACAAAACGCGACACAGAAGAACGCAAAGAAACCCAAGAAAACGTCCATTTTACCCTTACCGGCAGCCCAGAAATAGGCATACACATCGCCACAGCCCAAGCAACTCCCGACACCGCCGAATGGAACATCCAACCCGCACAACTCCAAAACAACAAAGTTATAATCTGCCTATTGCTAACAGAAACAGTAAACGAAAAAAACTCAATTTTTCACCCAATCCTAGCCGGATTTTTACCCGTTGACAAAATAGCAAACCCCCACATTTCACAAACCCTAAAAATAACCGATTTACTTTATGCCGGCGGTTTAGCAAGCTATCTGCAAACCCCCACCATCCAACCAGAAAAAAACTGGCTGCAAATACTCACCGGCACCTCCACCTACGTCTATCCCCTCGCCATCAGCGGCGACGGCAAAATTCTGGCTTCCAGCAACTATGACGGCAGCATCAAACTTTGGGAACTCAACCACCCAGACCTAACCAAAGCCCTAGCCGGTCAACCCCGGTCATTTTACCCAATTTCTGGCACCAGCAACGGTCAACCGCTGGCCTCCAACAGCACCGACAAAAAACTCAACATCCTACACACCGCCACCGCCAGCTTACTGAGATCCTTAGCCGGTCATACCTCCGGCATCAGTTCCATCGCCCTCAGTGCCGACGGCCAAACCCTACTTAGCGGCGGCTACGACGGCACCATCAAAATTTGGCTGCTCAGCACCGGCCAACTGCAACGCCGTATCAGCGCTCATTCTGGCATGATCAAACCCCTCATTATCAGTACCGATAGCCAATTGATCGCCAGCGGAAGCATTGACAAAACCGTAAAAGTATGGTATGCAAGCACCGGCGAACTAATCCAAAGCCTCCCTCCCCAGGCAGATGCCATCGTATCCATCGCCATTGCCAACCAACTGCTAGTTAGCGGCACCCAAGACGGCACCCTTTCAATTTGGCACCTCGAAACCGGCAAACTACTCAACACCCTCAACGGTCACTATGGCAGCGTCCGCTCCATAGCTATTAGCCCCGACGGAAAAACCCTCGCCACCAGCAGCAGCGAAAAAACCATCAAACTCTGGAACCTAGAAACCGGCCAACTGCAAACCATCCTCACCGGCCATAATGATCCGATCATCAACCTAGCCCCCAACGCCAACTGCCAAACCCTAGACCTCAGCCTACACCGGCACCCCAACCCAGGCTGGTAA
- a CDS encoding DUF4058 family protein, translating into MPSPFPGMNPYLEHPDFWPGVHHWLIIDMARFLSRQLFPKYLVSVEVRMYETAGDDSMLVGIPDVTVQRSFSSTKPTETNVAVAESPAQPQTVILAVPEIVKQGYLEILEAETKEVVTAIELLSPVNKRSGKGRETYQKKRNQVLGSFTHLVEIDLLRGWQQMPLVGNEIQSDYRILVSRSNSRPRADLYAFNLRDEIPKFPIPLKSEDVEPVVDLQSLLNTMYDDGCYVGKINYTREPLPAFSENDAVWAENLLKEKGCR; encoded by the coding sequence ATGCCTTCACCTTTTCCGGGGATGAATCCTTATTTAGAACATCCTGATTTTTGGCCGGGAGTGCATCACTGGTTAATTATTGATATGGCAAGATTTTTATCGCGTCAGCTATTCCCTAAGTATTTGGTTTCGGTTGAAGTGCGAATGTATGAAACGGCAGGCGATGATTCTATGTTGGTGGGCATTCCTGATGTGACGGTACAGCGTTCTTTTAGTTCAACGAAACCAACAGAAACTAATGTTGCGGTTGCTGAATCACCGGCACAACCTCAAACGGTAATACTTGCTGTGCCAGAGATTGTTAAGCAAGGCTATTTAGAAATTTTAGAGGCGGAAACAAAAGAGGTTGTCACGGCAATAGAACTTCTTTCACCAGTTAATAAACGTTCGGGTAAAGGACGCGAAACTTATCAAAAAAAACGCAATCAAGTGTTAGGCAGTTTTACGCATTTGGTGGAAATTGATTTGTTGCGGGGTTGGCAACAAATGCCTTTAGTTGGTAATGAAATTCAAAGTGATTATCGAATTTTGGTGAGTCGGAGTAACAGCCGGCCTCGTGCTGATTTATATGCGTTTAATTTAAGAGATGAAATTCCTAAGTTTCCCATTCCTTTGAAATCAGAAGATGTTGAGCCGGTGGTGGATCTACAATCGTTATTAAATACAATGTATGATGATGGGTGCTATGTAGGAAAAATCAATTATACCCGTGAACCGTTGCCGGCTTTTTCAGAAAATGATGCGGTTTGGGCTGAGAATTTGTTGAAAGAGAAAGGATGCCGGTAG